CTTCGGGTGTCAATGTATTGTAGTAGCTATTGATGCGAGGAAGAGGCAAGATGTGGATAATCCGGGGTGGGATGTCTATGTCCGTGGAGGTAGAGAAAATACGGGTATTGATGCCCTTTGGTGGGCGCAGGAAGTCACCAAAAGGGGAGCAGGGGAGTTATTAGTTACCAGTATGGACGCTGATGGTACCCAAGCAGGTTATGATTTGGCATTGACAAGGGCGATCGCAGATAGCGTAGAAATTCCTGTAATCGCCTCTGGGGGAGCGGGAAATTGTCAGCATATTTATGAGGCATTTAGTGAAGGAAAAGCAGAAGCCGCCCTCCTTGCCTCTTTATTACACTATGGACAACTCACCGTTGCCGAGATCAAAGACTATCTCAAAGAGCATAAAATTCCTGTCAGAAATTAATCAACCTCAGTTCGGGATAATAGTTGTCAGTATGGTAGGGGACGTAGCATGCTACGTCCGTACAGGCGGCAGGTTGCAGGTGGCAGGTCATAGTTTGTTCATTGTTCATTGTCAATTCTTCCTCATGACCCCACTTTTTCATCAACCCCTAACATAGACTTTTTGTAAATTCTTTAACCTAACACCTGATACCCGATACCTGACACCTTTATTTGTAAAGACTAAAAATGTTATCCCGAACTCGAGTTAATCATTACATAACAATGGGCTTAAGCCCATTGCCCGAATTCCCTACTTATTCATCCCGATAATGTTAAGACATACTTAAGAAACTTAACGAAAATTAATATTTCTCAAAAAAATGTATTAGAATAGACTAAACATTACATTATTAAGGAATGTTAATACCTATTCTAATTTTTGATGTTGCATTAGTGGCATGGTCACTACACTTAATGCAACAGGCACTAGACAGAAAAGAATTTTCTTTGATGTTGGCAGGTAGCTTAGTAGCGCTGTCGGCAGCAGCTATGCTAGTGGTATATTTTCTTGCCAGTAACTGTATCACCTATTTAACTCAACCTTTGACCCCCATTTAAATAGTTGTATTCATAGCCAGTTTATTTTGCTTTTTTGCCTGACTAAAAGTTATCACCATCCCTTCACATACCAAGATAACGAATAGTTAACAATCAATAACAAATTCATCGCAGAGACTGCTAGACTATCATCAGATAAAATAGTCGTTTTTGTTGATAAATGAGGAGATGAGTTGAAATGTTTGCTCAAATGTACCCCCGCTTAATTAATCGTGTTGGGGAAGTTAACCCCCAATTGTTTAGGGAAATCAAGGGTAGATTACAACCACGCAACGTAATGATTGTATCTGCCTTATCCATTGTTGGACAGATATTATTGTTTATTTACTTTGAAGGACTTTTACCCATCCACGAAGGAGTATATAACCGTTATTGTACTGGTGAACCCTATGATGCTTATTCTAGGGGATCAAATATTTGTATTGCCGATATGTTGGGTAATATTCAAATGATCAAAGAAGTATGGTGGCTAGATATGTTTGTCACCATGAGTGTGATGGGTATTTTTATTCTTTTGGTAGGAGGCAGTTATATGTTAATTGCTGACCTTAGCAAAGAAGAAAGAAAGGGTACTTTAAATTTTATTCGGCTTAGTCCTCAGTCAGCAAGTGATATTTTTATCGGCAAAATTTTGGGAGTGCCTATACTTATCTATTTTTTTGGTATTTTAGCAATTCCTTTACATATCTGGTCAGGATTATCTGCCAATATCAACTTTCCTTTAATTATGATGTTTTATCTAATTTTGGGGGCAAGTTGTTTATTTTTCTACGGAGTCAGCCTTGTCTTTAGTTTAGTGACAGAAGGATGGGGTAATTTTCAGGCTCCCCTCGGTGCGACTTTTATTTTCTTTTTCTTGTTTGCTGTGACGGGGGTTACGTTGGAAGCTAATGCCCCTGTATATACAGAAACTTCCCTTGATTGGTTTTTATTGTTTTATCCTGGTACATTTTTAGCCTACCTTGTAGATTCTACTTTTCTTTCTCAAACTACCTTGGGTTATTTATCTGCTGATGCTTTGACTAATTTACGGTGGTATGGACAATCTTTTTGGGGCAATGGTTTTGCTGGTGGTTTATTGATTTTATTAAATTATGGAATTTGGAGTTTTTGGTTGTATCAGGGTTTGAAACGTCGTTTTGCCAATCCTCTAGCCACAGTAATCAGTAAGTCTCAAAGTTATGCTCTATCTTTTTGTTTTGTCGTTGTCAATCTAGGTTTTGCTTTACAGACTTTTAGCGAATATAGTAATTTTGATCAAACTATCCAAATTATTCAGCTTCTCAATTTAATTCTCTTTTTGCTTTTGATTGCTGGATTGACTCCATCTCGTCAGAGTTTGAGGGATTGGGCTAGATTTCGTCACGAAAATTCTCGAGAAAATAGGGTTTTATGGAAAGATTTAGCATTTAGCGAAAAAAGTCCTGCTACCTTTGCGATCGCCCTTAATCTATTATTAGTAAATCTATATATCATCCCCTCATTGTTTTTCTTGCCCAATACTAACCCCATTCCATTAGTGGCAGGAATCACATTGGGAGCATTTTCCATCCTCATTTATGCTTCCGTGGCACAGCTACTGATGACTTTAAAAACGGAAAAAAGAGGATTAATAACAGGTATCACCATTACCTCCCTTAATCTATTGCCGTTATTTGGGCATATATTTGTAAACGAATTAAATCAAAGCCTGAGTCAAAACATCTTTTTACAAGAAATTTTTGCCAACCTTAGCCCCTTACCAATTGCCTTAAACACCTATCAAAGTTTTCATACCCTAGCTATTTGTTTAAGTGTTCAAGTTGTCACTATCGTTGGTTTTAATTTGAAAATGAAAAAAACCCTTGCCCTTGCGGGAATGTCAGAAACCAAACGCTTAATGATGGAAAAAGAATAGTATACTCGGGACGTAAAATATTACGTCCCTGATGAAAATAAACCACTGTCAAGGCTTTGCTCCAATTCATCAAGAGTTATGTAAGACTCAGGATTACTCAAACGATTTTCAGCATCTCTAATGTCTTCCAAGTCTTCTAAATAGGATATTATTGCTTCCTGTAATAAATCATCCTCTTTTTTTCCTAGAGCTACTGCCAAAACCTTATAACGATTTTCGATGTTTGGCGACAAATCAACAGTTATCATATATTCTCACAACTTTATAACGGGATATAGTTTCATTTTACTTCATTGATGCTCCACTGCCCTTATGGCTAGTAGATTCTTAGCTCACTGAGTCAACTTAGACAAGAGAGAGTGACTGTAAATGGTTAGCTGTTATAAAAACGATCACCGCCAATGCCCCCTAAATCCCCCAATTCTGGGGGACTTTCTATTCTAATCATTTGTCCGAACTTAATATAAAAACTCCTAAAAAGGACTACCCGGAATATTAACGCCACGGTTTCTGAGGATTTGACCAGTTTCAGCACTGGGATTATATCTGTAACCCATACCACTATATCCTTCTGAGTCATCTAATATCTGAGGTGTTAACATGACAATGACCTCAGATCTCGTTTTATCAGTAAAAGTAGAACGGAATAGACTACCAATCAGGGGTAAATCACCGAGGATAGGAATCTTGGAAACCTGTACCCTTTCTGCATCCTGAATGATGCCAGAAAGAATGAGGGTTTGACCATCCCGAAGACGAATTAAACCAGAAGATACACTTCTTTGAACCAAGGGAGTAATAACGTTACTAGCACCACCACCACTATCAAAAACCTGAGCACTTCCGGGGGCACTGATACTGGGATTGACCAATAAGCTAATAAATCCATTATCGTCAATACGGTCAATTTGTACCGATAAATTGAGTCCTGCAGGTTCTATGACAGGGGTAACAGTTCTCACTCCACTTTCCGTGTCAATTTCCGTATTAACGCTGGTGACAACATTCTCACTAAGGGATAAAGTTCCTGTTTGTCCTTCCTGTACCACAAGGGTAGGATCTGTCAAAATTTTAGCATTACCAGAGCTAATACTAGAACGAATCTGAGCAATGAAGGCTTGGGGAAGGTTGAAGTTTCTGCCGGGGGTGGTGGTTGCCCCTACACCGGGTTGGTTGGGGTTGAAATCAGTACCAAAGGGAGATATACGACCAGTACGAGGGCTACCGATGGGCAATCCTTGAAGAGTTCTGACTACGTTACGACTAATATTATCGGTGATATTGGTGGTGTCAGAGCTTAAATTAGATTCGGTAATGGTTCTGGCAAGGTTGTTTACTAACGCTCTTTGTAAATTTTCCGCTTGATCTCGAGAAAAAGCTGTATTATTTCCAAACTGTCCTAAAGTTCTATCGATAGTATCTTGGAAGGTACGGTTTAAATCATCATTATTGGTTGAGGTTAAATCATTGGCTAGAGATTGAGTCAAATCTTGTGCCAAGTTTCTGGTAAATCCTTCGGTGATAATAATCGATTCATCAAAACCGGGAATTAAGTTTCCATCTGGGCCTACTCTAAAATCTTCTGAACTGACATTTTGATCTCTAGTTCCAAAGTTGATGACCCCAAGACCTCCATCTTGTACAATTCCTGTGTTGTCAACGCCAAAGGAGAAGCTAGATCCAAAACTGGTTCCTTGGTCTAGTTGTATATCGACAATGCGCACATTTACCGCAACCTGTCTTAGTCTGACATCGGATTGGACAATTAAATTACTGGCAATTCTAACTTGATCTGGAGTTCCTGTAAGAGTTATAGCATTGGTTCTTTCATCCACAGTAACACTTAATCTACGTAGAGGTAAGGGAGTTCCTTGATTAGCTTGATTTCCTGCAGCGCTTAGAGGTCTAATTTCTCTTCCTGTAACGGTTCGACCAATTAAAACCCCTTCGGCATTCCTTTCTTCTTGAAACACTTCTGCCACCTCTTGAACGGTTGCCCCTGCAAGCGCTAATTGAGCGGCAACGGTTCCTGCTCTTGCTTGATTGACTCTAAGGGTACGGCTAATAGTATCATTTACTGAGTAAGCAAGGCTTTCACCCACAAAAATAGTGCTACCTTGGCGATAGGCTTCAAGGCGATTTAATCTCAAAAGATTATTAAATATATCTTGTACTCTTTCTCCCTCCAAATCGATGGTGATGGGTTGCCTCAGTAATGAAACAGCTTCGCCTCCCTGTCCTCCCGAACCTTCTGGTCTGGTATAGTCAAACATAATACTAAGACCTGCCGCTCGGGCAAGAATTTTTAAAACTTCATCAAGGGGTGCATCTCTGAGAACTAAACGAGGTACTACGGCAGTGGTTCCAAGGTTCACTGTTTGAGAACTAATATCGATATTGGAAACGGACATATCACCAATGGGAGGAGCCACTGCCCTTTGTTGAAAAGGAGGGGGCGATTCAATGCGTCCTGGGCGCACGGGTTGCCCGTCGATGGTAATTTGAGGATTGGGGAATAATACTTCGTTGTTTTGGGCTAGTAATAGGGGTAAAAGGTCGTTACCTTGGGCGTTGTTACGGTTGGGAGAGGCGATCGCCCATGACTGATAACCGAGTAATATGGCGACGGTACTACTGACAAATTTTAATTGACGGGAAGAAAATAAACTCATGAAATTAAACTCCTACACACAATGGGGTTAAAAAAATAATTATAAAAAAATGCTCGATAAATATAGCTGGCAAAATTATTGACCAGTTTCTTGGTTTTCCTCTTGTTGTTGCGTGACCACCTCTTGAACATCAGAAAATACAGCACTCACCGTCATAGTGGTACTCAAAACAGGCTGTCCAAAAGGAAAAACCTGTCCATTTTCCAAAAGATATTGCTGAGGAGTAGACACAGTCGCATTAAAATTTTGCACCACTAAAAAAGGCTGTAGCCTCTCCAAATCCTGAATAAAAGAGATCAAATTAGAAAAATTCCCCTCCAAATTCAAGTTATAACTCTTAACCTGAATATTATTAGTGGCAAATTGTCCAAAGGAATCATCACTAACGGGTTGTCTATCCCCTGAAGGAGTATAACTGGTCATGGTCACATTAGACTCACGAACAAATCGATTCAAATCTAATAATACCGTTTCTAGGGTGCGCTCTTGGGCAAACAAACTCTCCACTTGTAACTTTAAATTTTGAGTCTGTGCCAACTCTCTTTCTTTGACAGCTATTCTTTGTTGTAAATCGCTTTCATTCAACTGATTTAACTGAGCTTGTTTTTCGGCTCTTTCAGCCCTTAGAGTTGATAACTCATCGGCCACGGGGCGTAACTGTGTCCAAGCCAATAGGGCGGCAACGATAAATCCAAAAACACCAATACTAATCCCCGTCACCCTTGGAGTAAAAACCAACCCAAATAGTTCGGGATAGTCAGACTCCGGGCCAAAACCCTCGGCTTCGTTACCAAAATCTTCGGTGGTAGTAAAAGATGTAGTCATTTTTCCTCCTAATAATTATTGAGTGGGTTCTTCTGTAGGCTCTTCTGTGATAATGGGTTCAATATTCAAAGCCCCCAATTGCCGTAGTGCCTCAATACGACTCACCAAACCAATGGCGCCCCTTTGATCCAAAAGATTAACTAATTCTGTGGATGGCACATCATTGATTTCGGTGGTGATGTTGAAGGAGATTCCTTGGGCTAGGGAAATAATTAAACTGTCGTCGGTGGGTGATGCTTCTCCTGCTTCTAGTTGGGCCCGACTGGTAGCAACACTGGCAGGATTTTCTGATAAACTACTAGCGGTTAAGCGAGTTTCATCCCTACTCAGAAGATTGGACGCTTTGAGGGTTAACATAAAATCGTTAACATCATCATAGGATTCGGCAAACCCAGAAATATTTAATCCCCTGGTGCCTGATTGAGTCACCGATTGAATTTGAACATTATCAGGGGTTAAAAAGGCAATTTCCCTTAACATGGCTGACCAGGGTTTGATTTCGTCAAAAACACTAACCAAAATTCCCACTTGTCCATTAATATTATCAATCTCTTGTTGAATTTGATTTATTTGGCTATTTTGTCCTTGCAGTCTTTGAATTTCTGAGTCTAGTTGTTCGATATTGGCTTGGGTAGATGCTTTTTGATTGTTGAGTAACAATAAAGCTCCTCCTACCGCCGCTACAAGGGCGATTGCAACGCCAGAACCAATCAAAACGGGGGCGCGCTCGGCGAGGGTGGTTTCTTTCTTAAAACCCGCTGTTTTGCCCACTATGGTGATGCTATCCTGTCGCCTCTCCTTTAAAAAATTAATATCAATATTATGCATAACTTAATTCATCCTCATTGCTAGACCTAAAACCGTGCCTAACCCATATTTTTCCATACCCGATAACTCCTCTTTCATTGTAATTCCTAGGGCGGCGGCAGGGTCAAACAAAGTGGCAGGAAGGTTGAGTTTTTTGGTAAAAAACTCGTCAATTTGAGCTAATCCAGCCCCTGGCCCTGCCAAAAGAATTTGCACCACCTCCACATCGCCACTTTGGTTAATATAAAAATTCACAGAACGGCGCAACTCATCCACCAACTCTCCTAATACCCTGAGTAAAGAGTCCATACCGGGGTTAATCCAAGTTTGGCTACTGGTGGTATTACTAGAGGTTTGATCGGGATTGTTGGGAATAGTAATATCTTGTAAAATTTCAGTATTTTTGGAAGTAGGTAGGTTCATCGCCTGAGCAAGGGCAATTTGCATTTGATAGGTACCTATGGGTACGGTACGAGAAAATTGGGGTACCCCTTCGACAATGATGGCGATTTCGGTACTGTCAAATTCGATGTCCACCAATACCACCGCTTCGCTAGGGGTAAACTGTTTGAGTTGTTCTTTTAGGGTTCTAATCAGGGAGAAACTATTGATTTCTAAAACCTTAATATCAATTCCTGCCTGTTGGAAGGTTTCGAGATAAAGATCGGTATTTTCTTTGCGGGTTGCTACTAATAACACCTGTACTTTTTCGATACCATCACTATCATCAACAAAGTAACCAAGTTTTTGATAGTCTAAATCTACTTCTTCTTTGGGATAGGGTAGATATAAACTGGCTTCGTGATTTAAAACGGTGTCTTTTAATTCTTGATCGTTCAATTCTGCGGGAATGGGCAAAATCCTGATAATTGATTCCCTCATGGGAACGGCGGTAGCCACTTGTTTGGGTTTTATTTTTGCCTCCTTAAGCAGTTGTTCGATCAATTCTGCCAAGGCTTCTGAGTCTTTTATTTGTCCTTCTTCAAATATTTCCTCTGGTACTTCGAGGGATTGATATTTCAGAAGTTTATACTGTTCTCCTTTTTTACTTAGTTGTGCCAAAGAAATGCGATCAGGGTTAATTTCTATCCCTATTCCCTTTCCCTGTCCTCCTAGTAAATTGCCGATAAAACCTACCATTTTATTCTTCCTTTTACGTATTTTTACTTAATAAAGGATTTTTTTATAAATTTATTTTATTTTAAGTTTTTTCTGTAATTAGTTCAAAGTTTTTTATAAAACTTATCCATGATTATAGGAAGATTAAGACAAAAATCCCATTAATTTTTATGGACTGATGGAAGATTGATAATTAATTTTTTCTGGGGGTGAGGTTGGGAGTTTGTTGTGGGCAAGATGAAATAGATAACTATTGCTTTTGTGACTATTGTTGTTGATTGGTATGAATACTGTTTTGCGTCCTTGGCTGTGTGATGGTAAGCCACAAAATGATCAAGAATATCCCCATTGTTTAGGTCATCATCAGCCTGTGGAAAATTTTGGTGATATTTGTCCTATTTGTTCGTTACCAAGGGAGGCTGGTAAATCGATTTTGGGAGGTGTGGATAATACTTTTATGGAGCAGAATAACATCAACAAAAAAATAGTTTGTGATGGGGAAAATGGTTTTTCTCTGGTGGATTTTCTGGTGGGGGATAAAACAAATGGTGATCGATTAAGGTTGGTTATTTTAGGGGCAATAATTGGTTTTATTTTGACGAGTTTATCTCATTTTGTATGGAATCCCGTGAGTTTAAGGGGCAATGGTTTTGCCAGAAATAATCGAGATGGTTTTTCTGCTGATTTAATTTCTACTGGTATGGATGGGGGAGATTTGGTGAGTCAGGGGGAGACGATTTTTTTTGAGGTTCATCCTCTCAAACAGTCTGCTGCGGATGCTTTTCGGTTAGGTCATTGGCAAGGGGCGATCGCCTCTTATCAAGAATATTTGAATAGTTATGCTGATGATTATGAAGCTCAAATTTACCTGCAAAATGCGATCGCCCGTACCCAAGGAAATCCTATCACCATGGCCATAACCACCACAAACCAAGCCCATGTCAATTTACTCTCGGGCATAGCCCGTTATCAACAAGAATTTAACCAACAGCAAATAAAAGATAATCAACGATTATTAGAAATCGTTATGGTCAATTATGAGGAGCAAAATCATTCTCTAATCCAAGATATTCTTAACGCCAATAATATCATTGGAGTATTAGGATATGGTTTGGACGCACATAGTTACGATGCCCTGTCAATGTATGAATCCCAAGGAATGGCGGTTATTTCACCCATGAATACCACCCTAGTGGTGGAGGAAGGAGTGTTAAAAAAAGTAACGAGTCAAGCAATGGATGATTTTTATCACACTTTGGCAACCGAATCATTATTAACCTACGCCGACAATCTTAACTCTCCCCCCAATGGGATTATTTTTTACGATTCGGAGGATGAAAATAGTCTGAGGTTTAAAGCTAATATCTTAGCAACCCTACCCTCTCTCAATGGCAGAATAATAGAACAAGTAGATATAACTCAAAATTCTACTCCCGAGGAAGTTTTAAGCACCGTTACAGGGGCTAATACGATCATTTTAGCCCTAGGAAACCATAGACTATCCGAAGCAATGAGAGTATTGGAGGAGAATAATTATTTTTTACCTGTTTTAGGTAGTCATGAATTATTTAGCAATGATACCTTAATCAAAGGAGGTAGTGCTGTAGATCAAATGGTCATGGCTTTACCCTTTGGTTTTAACCCTGATACTTTGGATAATGGGCAATTTATTGATAGCTGGAGTGAGGAGCAAATATATTATATTCTAAAATCTGTCCTAAATGCGATCGCCCCTAACCCCAATCGAGGAAACTTAAATAAACTCTTACAAGAAGGAATCCAACTACCCTCCGATTACCATCACCCAGATAGTTTATTACAAATGCCCCTAGTGCAAATAGTTCCCGATTTTGAGGGATTGAGCGACACAGGCTACAAATTTGAGGTCAAAAATCCCATGGAAGACTATCAACCATAAACAGAAACATTTAGGAAGCAATTAATTTTTTAAACCAAAGTTCAAACCTATCACCCCATACCTCCAAAGAATATCTCTCTTCCACCGCCAAACGACAATCTCGACGATTGATGCGGGGTAGCTTATGGATGGCATCAACCAACCCCTCCACACTATCAGGAGTCACCAAAAAACCAGTCTTACCATCCTCCACAATTTCCGCCGGGCCACCCCTAGCATAAGCAATGACAGGCACACCACAAGCCAAAGCCTCAATGGCAACATTACCAAAAGCCTCTATCCATCGGGGAGTCATCAACAAACCCTGACATTGGCGTAACTCATCTTGTAAGTCTTGGGTAGATAAAAAACCTCGATAATCCATGGGTGCATCAGGATATTGCTGAACAATTTTTTGCCAATACTCCTCATCCTGAATTTTGCCGAAAATTAATAAAGGTACCCGAGAAATATCAGATGCCCTCACCGCATCCTCAAGGGCTTTTTCTGGGGCAACTCTTCCCAACCATGCCAATTTATGGTCAAACTTTTCACTATATTGATATAACGATAAATCAAGCCCACTACCCAAAATTTCACATATATCAGCAAAAGGAAAAGTATTCGCCTGAGATTTGGTATATACCCCAAAATGTTGAGGATACTTCTGGGCAACCCTATTCATTATCTCATCAAGACTATCAGACAAAGAACCCATACTGATAAATTGGGCGATGGGAGTAGAGAAAAAAGGAGTTAAATAAAAAGGAAGCCAATCAAAAGCAAAATTAACAATTAAATCATAATCCCCCTGAACAGTTCGAGCATATTCCCACATATTCGCCAACACAGAATTTTCGGGCATAATCGTAGGAATATCTCTGCCCTGGGTTTGGGCAGGTATATGCACATTACCCTCAATCTCCACTATTTTAGCATTGGCAAAATAAGATTTTTTGGGGGCTACCGTAGTAATATCATAACCTCTTTTTTGCATCTCTTGAATCAGGTTATATAGAGTTAATTCTACACCCCCTCCAATCCCCGAACTTAAAGCACCAACTGGGGTTGACATAAATAATATTTTGTGCATTATAATAATTAAAAATGATGAATAATAGCTAATTAGCCTTATAAATTAGCTCTTATAATTTTCCCATTAATATAAGACAAAAGCAATTATTTATTATTCTCGAGATTAAAAATTAAATTTGACCTGTGCTTTAAATTGTTCATTGCGATAGGAAGTCGCAGCACTCTCTACTGTCAAGATGTTAGAAACTCGATAACTCAAATCTAGTATGGTTTGAGGAGATAAATTTGCCTGACATAAACCCTCATAAACAAACGCATTGGAAAACTCCCCTTCCAGCCTTTGTTGTCCAATACTTCCTGCCAACCGACAAGATAAATTATCCGTAAATTGTCTTCTCCATCCCAATTCCAAATTGTAAACCAAAAAATCTGGGGGTGAAAAATAACCACTGGAGGATTCAAGGTTTTCTGCAAAACTCCATACAAATAAATTACCCGATAAACTAAACTCGCCAAAGGTTTTTTCTAAACGACTAAAAGATTGAAACTCATCATTACCATCAGAAAAAGTACCATATTGAGCGAAACTAAAGAGACTCAAATCAGGTGCTATTAACCAATAAAATTGAGGTCTAAATCTCCAGAAAGTTACCTCATTTTCGATGGTAGTGGCATTAAATTTGTAGGCTTGGTGTTCAATGGTTGCCCCTGCCACAAATAGGGATTGTAATTCCCCTGCTTCGTTAACATTTATCGATAAAGGTTGTTCGGCATTAATGCTAAAATTCGGAGTATTACGCACCCGATCAAAAAAATCAACCCCTAAATTAAGATTTAAATTAGTATTATTAATTTGTCTTTGCCAACCGAAAATTAAAGGAATATGGGTAATATCTTCTATGTCTGTTTTTCTAAAAGTATTAACTCCTGTTTTCAAACTAAAGTTGTTTTGATTGAGAGATTGAAAATCGAATAAAACTTCTCGAAAAATATTTCTTTGACCAAAGTTATCACTATCTAGGGAAAAACTTGGGGTAATACTCTCTAATCTAAAATTATCGGTTTCATTGCTTTGTGACTCTTCAATATTAGGAATGAACCTTTCTCGAAGGGAGGGATTAAAGTTTTCTGGAGAGGCTATTAGATTAAATTTTTCTTTATTAGGGATTTCGGAAAATTGTATTTGTTGATCGAAAAAAATATTATTTTGATCAACTTTGTAGATATTAAATTGACTAAGATTATGTATATCTTGAAATGAATTAATTTTTTTAGATATGAAAAAATAATTATTTTGGTGCTTTTCAAATGAGGCAATATCAATCATTTGATTAGCCTGAGCAGAATCTTTTACCAATGGAAAAAAGAATGGAGAGAAGGTTATAAAAATTAAACACTTGATCAATTCATTACTTTTTTTTTCATATCAGTATTTTAAAAATTTTTTATTAGGTTATCATATACTATATTAAGTGTCTTAATCAAAACATAACAAAAATTAGGTTTTACGAAACTTTATTTTTGTTGACTAAAGTCAGTTTATTTGCTATTTCAAGATAAAAATTAATCAGAAAGAGTGGCTATGAGGAGAGGTAAGGGAAAGGTTGTGGGTCGATGGCTAAGAATGATAGGTCTATGTTTAATGAGTTTTATTGTTAGTCACTATCTTAGTTTTAACTCTATAGAAAAATCACTTTTATTGGGGAAACAGACATCGATGGTTTTTGCTCAATCAGAGGCAGTTTCATCCTGTGCTAATATCAGTGAACCTTTAACAGAAGAAGAGAGTCGGTGGGCGCGCACTGCATGGGCATATTTTGTCAACAATTATCAACCCGATACGGGCTTTATTAACTCTGCCAATGACTTTCCCTCGGCGACTACTTGGGATATGGGTAATTATCTGATGGCACTGAATGCTGTCCGATGGTTAAATTTAATTGATCAAGGGGATTTTGATGCAAGGCTCAATAAGTTTTTAGAAACGATCAGTAGTATGAGGTTATTCGAGGATTCTTTACCTCATAAGGTATATAGCACTATTTCCACGGAATTTGTGGATTATGGTAATAATCCTGTACCTGGTGGCATTGGTTGGTCTGCCCTTGATATTGGTAGGCTTTTGGCATCTTTTCATCTTTTACGTACTTGTCATCCTCAGTATGCGGATTGGATAGAGTCCATTGTTAGTAGGTGGGATGTGGAGCGAATAATTCAAAATGATCGGTTGTATGGAGCGGGTGTATCGAGAAATGGGCAAACTTTATTGGTACAAGAAGGGCGTTTAGGTT
The sequence above is a segment of the Cyanobacterium stanieri PCC 7202 genome. Coding sequences within it:
- a CDS encoding type II and III secretion system protein (PFAM: Bacterial type II/III secretion system short domain; Bacterial type II and III secretion system protein~COGs: COG4796 Type II secretory pathway component HofQ~InterPro IPR005644:IPR004846~KEGG: cyc:PCC7424_3285 type II and III secretion system protein~PFAM: type II and III secretion system protein; NolW domain protein~SPTR: Type II and III secretion system protein) — translated: MSLFSSRQLKFVSSTVAILLGYQSWAIASPNRNNAQGNDLLPLLLAQNNEVLFPNPQITIDGQPVRPGRIESPPPFQQRAVAPPIGDMSVSNIDISSQTVNLGTTAVVPRLVLRDAPLDEVLKILARAAGLSIMFDYTRPEGSGGQGGEAVSLLRQPITIDLEGERVQDIFNNLLRLNRLEAYRQGSTIFVGESLAYSVNDTISRTLRVNQARAGTVAAQLALAGATVQEVAEVFQEERNAEGVLIGRTVTGREIRPLSAAGNQANQGTPLPLRRLSVTVDERTNAITLTGTPDQVRIASNLIVQSDVRLRQVAVNVRIVDIQLDQGTSFGSSFSFGVDNTGIVQDGGLGVINFGTRDQNVSSEDFRVGPDGNLIPGFDESIIITEGFTRNLAQDLTQSLANDLTSTNNDDLNRTFQDTIDRTLGQFGNNTAFSRDQAENLQRALVNNLARTITESNLSSDTTNITDNISRNVVRTLQGLPIGSPRTGRISPFGTDFNPNQPGVGATTTPGRNFNLPQAFIAQIRSSISSGNAKILTDPTLVVQEGQTGTLSLSENVVTSVNTEIDTESGVRTVTPVIEPAGLNLSVQIDRIDDNGFISLLVNPSISAPGSAQVFDSGGGASNVITPLVQRSVSSGLIRLRDGQTLILSGIIQDAERVQVSKIPILGDLPLIGSLFRSTFTDKTRSEVIVMLTPQILDDSEGYSGMGYRYNPSAETGQILRNRGVNIPGSPF
- a CDS encoding type II and III secretion system protein (KEGG: cyh:Cyan8802_4210 type II and III secretion system protein~SPTR: Type II and III secretion system protein); the protein is MTTSFTTTEDFGNEAEGFGPESDYPELFGLVFTPRVTGISIGVFGFIVAALLAWTQLRPVADELSTLRAERAEKQAQLNQLNESDLQQRIAVKERELAQTQNLKLQVESLFAQERTLETVLLDLNRFVRESNVTMTSYTPSGDRQPVSDDSFGQFATNNIQVKSYNLNLEGNFSNLISFIQDLERLQPFLVVQNFNATVSTPQQYLLENGQVFPFGQPVLSTTMTVSAVFSDVQEVVTQQQEENQETGQ
- a CDS encoding Fimbrial assembly family protein (PFAM: Fimbrial assembly protein (PilN)~COGs: COG3166 Tfp pilus assembly protein PilN~InterPro IPR007813~KEGG: cyh:Cyan8802_4211 fimbrial assembly family protein~PFAM: Fimbrial assembly family protein~SPTR: Fimbrial assembly family protein), producing MHNIDINFLKERRQDSITIVGKTAGFKKETTLAERAPVLIGSGVAIALVAAVGGALLLLNNQKASTQANIEQLDSEIQRLQGQNSQINQIQQEIDNINGQVGILVSVFDEIKPWSAMLREIAFLTPDNVQIQSVTQSGTRGLNISGFAESYDDVNDFMLTLKASNLLSRDETRLTASSLSENPASVATSRAQLEAGEASPTDDSLIISLAQGISFNITTEINDVPSTELVNLLDQRGAIGLVSRIEALRQLGALNIEPIITEEPTEEPTQ